The sequence CAGGCGATTCGCAGCTCCGGGCGCAGAGACTCTGGAACGTGGGCATGAATCGGATGCGCGAAGCTCCGCAGCGGCGTCATGCCGGCCCCGGGTCCGTGCGACCCTTGCACCTTCCTCCACGGAGTCCCCAGCGCAGGCGCCCGTTGTCTGACGCGTCTCGCTCCGCCAAGATGAATGGCTGCTCATGGGGAGGGGGATATGCGAAACAGTCTTTCTGGTTATCGCCGACTGGTGCCACTCGTCCTGCTGGCGTTCTCGGCGTGCATCGAGACGCCCGGGCCCACGGACATCTCGGATGAGAACGACGCGGGAGTCCTCCCCGATGACCCGGGAGTGACGCGGAAGCTCGGGCTGGAGCTCGCGACGTCCGCACAGCTCGAGAAGATGCAGATGGCGGTCGCGCCGTTCGTGGGCGAGGAGCTGCCGACGCGCGTGGACCTCTCGGACAAGCTCCCCCCTCCGGGTGACCAGGGCAACCAGTCTTCGTGCGTCGGATGGGCGGTCGCCTATGCGCTGAAGAGCTACCAGGAGAAGGTGGAGGAGGGCTGGAGCTTGACGGGCTCGGGAGGCTCGGCCGAGGCCCGGCATGTCTTCAGCCCGGCCTTCATCTACAACCAGATCAACCACGGTCAGGACCGGGGCTCCCTGTTCTCGGACGCACTCGACCTGATGGTGCAGCAGGGGGCGGCCACCATGGCGGACATGCCCTATGACGACCGGGACTACGGGTCCGCTCCGTCCCAGGCCGCACGGGTCGCTGCCAGGCGCTTCAGAATCGAGACGTGGCGCCGCATCGGTGTGTCCGACCTGCGAGGCATCAAGGGGCAGCTCGCCGCCGGCTTCCCCGTCCTCATCGGGGCGAAGGTGGACCAGGGCTTCATGCGGATGGGCCCGGGCTCCGTCTGGAACAGCTCCGCGGGCGGCTACCTGGGCGGGCACGCCATGGCGCTCGTCGGGTACGACGACTCGCGGCGCGCCTTCAAGCTCATCAACTCGTGGGGACGCGGCTGGGGAGACCAGGGCTACGGCTGGGTGGGCTATGAGCACTTTCCCAATGTGGTGGTCGAGGCCTACGTCGCGAAGGACGCCGACAATGGCGACGGCCCGGCTCCTTCTCCGGATGGAGGAACGGAGCCGGACGCGGGGACGGGCCCGGCCCCGGTGCCGCCCACGTCCACGGTGCAGGTGTCCGGGG comes from Pyxidicoccus parkwaysis and encodes:
- a CDS encoding C1 family peptidase; amino-acid sequence: MRNSLSGYRRLVPLVLLAFSACIETPGPTDISDENDAGVLPDDPGVTRKLGLELATSAQLEKMQMAVAPFVGEELPTRVDLSDKLPPPGDQGNQSSCVGWAVAYALKSYQEKVEEGWSLTGSGGSAEARHVFSPAFIYNQINHGQDRGSLFSDALDLMVQQGAATMADMPYDDRDYGSAPSQAARVAARRFRIETWRRIGVSDLRGIKGQLAAGFPVLIGAKVDQGFMRMGPGSVWNSSAGGYLGGHAMALVGYDDSRRAFKLINSWGRGWGDQGYGWVGYEHFPNVVVEAYVAKDADNGDGPAPSPDGGTEPDAGTGPAPVPPTSTVQVSGVQHNVPCPYPGLPYCMRLSGTLSVGAGAGSQAQVVVHVYWDAGGTKGPLVAGTLPFVDVMGYAATGTSQLPIPGTGLQMTWSADLPYASMQIPRGGYDPFGIYHPYTSLLVGEPAVFVDGFAVAVGGAIPFYVSL